A stretch of Brassica napus cultivar Da-Ae chromosome C6, Da-Ae, whole genome shotgun sequence DNA encodes these proteins:
- the LOC125588897 gene encoding protein LURP-one-related 14-like isoform X2, translating into MPKNKKTEWQVGDPPISVVGDQFCNPYPMELMVKRKVINFSKDHYQVVDPSGNILLQIDGQAWGFNRKRVMRDPAGFTVLTMRQKGIRWKRKWEVHGGESKDKEDLLFTVQQSSAMSLKTSVDVFLAENSNIKKSSTCDFHASGGYSNISFKVFKSDALIAGVTHKFTWGSYCKGKYNFSVSVNPEVDYAFIIALLVMVDDIENLC; encoded by the exons ATGCCAAAGAACAAGAAAACAGAATGGCAAGTAGGAGATCCTCCCATAAGCGTAGTAGGCGACCAATTCTGTAATCCATACCCAATGGAACTAATGGTGAAGAGGAAAGTTATAAATTTCTCAAAAGATCATTACCAAGTGGTTGATCCTAGTGGGAATATCCTCCTGCAAATTGATGGACAAGCTTGGGGGTTTAACCGTAAAAGGGTTATGCGTGATCCAGCTGGTTTCACAGTCCTCACAATGCGCCAAAAG GGGATTAGGTGGAAGAGGAAATGGGAAGTGCATGGAGGAGAGAGCAAAGATAAAGAAGACTTGCTGTTCACGGTACAGCAATCTTCAGCCATGTCATTGAAAACATCTGTGGATGTTTTCTTGGCTGAGAACAGTAACATCAAGAAGAGCAGTACTTGTGATTTTCATGCTTCTGGTGGATACTCAAATATCTCATTCAAAGTTTTCAAATCTGATGCTCTCATCGCCGGG GTTACGCATAAGTTTACATGGGGAAGTTACTGCAAAGGGAAATATAACTTTAGTGTTAGTGTAAATCCAGAAGTGGATTATGCTTTTATCATTGCTTTGCTTGTTATGGTCGATGACATTGAGAACTTGTGTTAA
- the LOC125588897 gene encoding protein LURP-one-related 14-like isoform X1, with protein MPKNKKTEWQVGDPPISVVGDQFCNPYPMELMVKRKVINFSKDHYQVVDPSGNILLQIDGQAWGFNRKRVMRDPAGFTVLTMRQKGIRWKRKWEVHGGESKDKEDLLFTVQQSSAMSLKTSVDVFLAENSNIKKSSTCDFHASGGYSNISFKVFKSDALIAGVGVTHKFTWGSYCKGKYNFSVSVNPEVDYAFIIALLVMVDDIENLC; from the exons ATGCCAAAGAACAAGAAAACAGAATGGCAAGTAGGAGATCCTCCCATAAGCGTAGTAGGCGACCAATTCTGTAATCCATACCCAATGGAACTAATGGTGAAGAGGAAAGTTATAAATTTCTCAAAAGATCATTACCAAGTGGTTGATCCTAGTGGGAATATCCTCCTGCAAATTGATGGACAAGCTTGGGGGTTTAACCGTAAAAGGGTTATGCGTGATCCAGCTGGTTTCACAGTCCTCACAATGCGCCAAAAG GGGATTAGGTGGAAGAGGAAATGGGAAGTGCATGGAGGAGAGAGCAAAGATAAAGAAGACTTGCTGTTCACGGTACAGCAATCTTCAGCCATGTCATTGAAAACATCTGTGGATGTTTTCTTGGCTGAGAACAGTAACATCAAGAAGAGCAGTACTTGTGATTTTCATGCTTCTGGTGGATACTCAAATATCTCATTCAAAGTTTTCAAATCTGATGCTCTCATCGCCGGGGTAGGG GTTACGCATAAGTTTACATGGGGAAGTTACTGCAAAGGGAAATATAACTTTAGTGTTAGTGTAAATCCAGAAGTGGATTATGCTTTTATCATTGCTTTGCTTGTTATGGTCGATGACATTGAGAACTTGTGTTAA